The Bacteroidota bacterium genome includes a region encoding these proteins:
- a CDS encoding DEAD/DEAH box helicase codes for MSFDNLQLIEPITKALKQEGYIRPTPIQEQAIPVVLQKQDLLGCAQTGTGKTAAFAIPILQLLHEQKKEGNTQRTIKSLILTPTRELAIQIGESFAAYGKYTGLHHTAIFGGVSQFSQTQQLKRGVDILIATPGRLLDLMNQGFIRLNSIQIFVLDEADRMLDMGFIHDVKKVVAKLPVKKQTLFFSATMPGEIAALANSLLVNPVKVAVTPVSSTVEIIDQSVYFVNRTNKKNLLLHLLKDDEIVTALVFTRTKHGADKVCKDLIKAGIKAEAIHGNKSQNARQNALSNFKSKRTRVLVATDIAARGIDVDELTHVINFEISNIAETYVHRIGRTGRAGASGIAISFCDMEEKEYLRDIQKLTGKIIPIVEKHPFVMNSNDPVTFDGEKKPFARNFNRNANAAGRRTSSPTRNGNRSANNSGARRFAN; via the coding sequence ATGTCTTTTGACAATTTACAACTCATTGAGCCTATAACTAAGGCTCTGAAACAGGAGGGTTATATCCGTCCTACGCCAATTCAGGAACAAGCTATTCCTGTGGTATTACAAAAACAAGATCTGTTGGGTTGCGCCCAGACAGGAACCGGAAAAACAGCGGCCTTTGCTATTCCAATTTTGCAATTATTGCACGAACAAAAAAAAGAGGGCAATACACAAAGAACCATTAAATCACTCATCCTCACTCCAACCCGAGAATTAGCGATACAGATCGGAGAAAGTTTTGCGGCTTATGGTAAATACACCGGATTACACCACACTGCTATATTTGGTGGTGTATCACAATTTTCTCAAACACAACAATTAAAAAGAGGTGTTGATATTTTGATCGCAACTCCCGGTAGATTGTTGGATCTTATGAATCAGGGATTTATCAGATTAAATTCCATACAAATATTTGTTTTGGATGAAGCCGACAGAATGTTGGACATGGGATTTATTCACGATGTTAAAAAAGTGGTGGCAAAATTGCCGGTTAAGAAACAAACGTTATTCTTTTCTGCAACTATGCCCGGAGAAATTGCAGCACTTGCAAATTCATTATTGGTTAATCCCGTAAAAGTTGCAGTAACTCCTGTTTCTTCTACCGTGGAAATTATCGACCAATCAGTTTATTTTGTGAACAGAACAAATAAAAAGAATTTATTATTACATTTATTGAAAGATGATGAAATAGTAACTGCATTGGTATTTACCCGCACCAAACATGGAGCTGATAAGGTTTGTAAAGACTTAATTAAAGCAGGTATAAAAGCAGAAGCAATTCACGGAAATAAATCGCAGAATGCAAGACAAAATGCTTTGTCGAATTTTAAATCCAAACGCACCAGAGTATTGGTTGCAACAGATATTGCAGCAAGGGGAATTGATGTGGATGAATTAACACACGTAATTAATTTCGAAATATCAAATATTGCAGAAACCTATGTTCACCGTATCGGCCGCACAGGCAGAGCCGGGGCAAGCGGAATAGCAATTTCTTTTTGCGATATGGAAGAAAAAGAATACTTACGCGATATTCAGAAATTAACTGGTAAAATTATTCCTATTGTTGAAAAACATCCTTTCGTGATGAACAGCAACGATCCTGTAACCTTTGATGGTGAAAAGAAACCATTTGCGCGCAATTTTAATCGCAATGCAAATGCGGCGGGAAGAAGAACTTCCAGTCCAACCAGAAATGGAAATCGCAGTGCTAATAATTCAGGTGCCCGCAGGTTCGCGAATTAA